From Daphnia magna isolate NIES unplaced genomic scaffold, ASM2063170v1.1 Dm_contigs419, whole genome shotgun sequence, one genomic window encodes:
- the LOC123468679 gene encoding inner membrane protein YedI-like — MAGGSLLALLDDITLILDDVSAMTKVSAQKTAGVLGDDLALNAQQVSGVTADRELPVVWAVAKGSLLNKTILVPLALLLGYFAPFLVTPLLMVGGAYLCFEGFEKVAHTVVKNRRKDEAHREALIEAVTNENVDMVAFEKDKVKGAVRTDFVLSAEIIAITLGVLQANQMPFLNQVLVLVAVAVLITVFVYGLVAVIVKLDDVGFYLRGKTTQFAQKMGAFLLWVTPHLMRTLSVVGTLAMFTVGGSIIVHGLPFMHHFREALGGLAGFVFDGVFGLLVGAAVLLLLLSVKKIAPKSKAGA; from the coding sequence atgGCGGGCGGTAGCTTACTGGCTTTATTAGATGATATTACGTTGATTTTGGATGACGTCAGCGCCATGACCAAGGTGTCGGCGCAAAAAACCGCTGGCGTTTTGGGCGATGATTTGGCGCTCAACGCGCAGCAAGTCTCTGGCGTCACCGCCGATAGAGAGTTGCCCGTGGTGTGGGCGGTGGCCAAAGGCTCTTTATTAAACAAAACGATTTTGGTGCCGCTGGCCTTATTGCTTGGGTATTTTGCGCCGTTCTTGGTAACGCCTTTGTTGATGGTGGGCGGGGCGTATTTGTGCTTTGAAGGCTTTGAAAAAGTGGCGCACACCGTGGTCAAAAACCGCCGCAAGGATGAGGCACATCGCGAGGCGCTGATTGAGGCGGTGACCAATGAAAACGTCGACATGGTCGCGTTTGAGAAAGACAAAGTCAAAGGCGCGGTGCGCACGGATTTTGTGCTCTCGGCTGAGATTATTGCAATTACGTTGGGGGTTTTGCAGGCCAATCAAATGCCATTTTTAAATCAAGTGCTGGTGCTTGTTGCGGTGGCTGTGCTGATTACGGTGTTTGTGTATGGTTTGGTGGCGGTGATTGTAAAACTCGATGATGTTGGGTTTTATTTGCGCGGCAAAACAACGCAGTTTGCGCAAAAAATGGGCGCGTTTTTGTTGTGGGTGACGCCGCATTTGATGCGCACACTCTCGGTTGTTGGGACGTTGGCGATGTTTACTGTGGGCGGCTCGATTATTGTACACGGTTTGCCGTTTATGCACCACTTTAGAGAGGCGCTTGGCGGGTTGGCTGGTTTTGTGTTTGATGGCGTGTTTGGTTTATTGGTTGGCGCAGCGGTGTTGCTGCTTTTGTTGTCGGTTAAAAAAATTGCGCCCAAATCGAAAGCGGGCGCTTGA
- the LOC123468678 gene encoding uncharacterized RNA pseudouridine synthase slr1592-like, giving the protein MSKITQKFKPPLKNGIAASRIYLSQGNGLLLDFLCAHFPHIDRTQWQNRMSAGEVFNAAGTPQHANSPGIAHSEVFYYRELPAERHIPFYERILYQDAHLLVVDKPHFLPVTPAGDYLQETLLTRLRNHTGIVDLSPIHRLDKDTAGVMLFSTQAASRAVYQDLFRQNTVHKTYLAVAPTNLNLAYPHQRSSRIIERPEQFFLTMETHGSPNSHSTITLLAQHGAHSLYQLEPRTGKNTNCAYMSALGMPILNDVFYPTAAPVQAADFSKPLQLLAHKLAFTDPISGACHQFISEQALMYTPPK; this is encoded by the coding sequence ATGTCCAAAATCACCCAAAAATTCAAACCCCCACTCAAAAACGGCATTGCCGCCAGTCGGATTTATTTGAGCCAAGGCAACGGTTTATTGCTTGATTTTTTATGCGCCCATTTTCCACATATTGACCGCACGCAATGGCAAAACCGCATGTCCGCAGGCGAGGTTTTCAACGCCGCAGGCACGCCGCAGCACGCAAACAGCCCAGGCATTGCGCACAGCGAGGTTTTTTATTACCGCGAACTGCCTGCCGAGCGTCACATTCCATTTTATGAGCGCATTTTGTACCAAGACGCACATTTATTGGTGGTGGATAAACCACATTTTTTGCCCGTCACGCCTGCGGGCGACTATTTACAAGAAACCCTGCTCACGCGCCTACGCAACCACACAGGCATCGTTGATTTAAGCCCAATCCACCGCTTGGACAAAGACACCGCAGGCGTCATGCTTTTTTCAACCCAAGCCGCCAGCCGCGCCGTGTACCAAGACTTATTCCGACAAAATACTGTGCACAAAACCTACCTTGCCGTCGCCCCAACCAACCTCAATTTGGCCTATCCGCACCAGCGCAGCAGTCGAATCATCGAGCGCCCCGAACAGTTTTTTTTGACCATGGAAACCCACGGCAGCCCAAACAGCCACAGCACCATCACATTGCTCGCGCAACACGGCGCGCACAGCTTGTATCAGCTTGAACCCCGCACAGGCAAAAACACCAATTGCGCTTACATGAGCGCCTTGGGCATGCCGATTTTAAATGATGTGTTTTACCCAACCGCAGCGCCCGTTCAGGCGGCAGACTTTAGCAAACCACTGCAATTATTGGCACACAAACTGGCCTTTACCGACCCAATCAGCGGCGCTTGCCATCAATTCATTAGCGAACAAGCGTTGATGTATACACCGCCAAAATAA
- the LOC123468677 gene encoding phosphoenolpyruvate-protein phosphotransferase-like — MRALRGHVISEQATPQAFADDMILVAHDISPADMLQFKGRALAGFITDLGGTTSHTAIVARGLGVPAVVATGQARSIIREHELVIIDGINGVVLVNPDELLLAHYRGLQIEQQLHQTSLNTLVDTPALSMDGKTIKLMANIELPSDLDGVTAVNADGVGLFRSEFLFLNRTSLPDEEEQYLAYRKVVQTLSPKPVTIRTLDIGADKGLSTDDYEVPLNPALGLRAVRYSLAHPDLFLTQLRAVLRASAFGVVKLLLPMISGVEQLKQALTLIEQAREQLRERHQAFDAHIQVGIMVEIPSAALILPALLPLIDFVSIGTNDLTQYTLAVDRGDAEVGHLYNETHPAVLGLIACTIRTTQRAHKGISVCGEMAGDVKLTRLLLGFGLEDFSMQAAQVLSVKERVLMASVKKSRKAATQVLNAFEMAEIARLIRELNERRF; from the coding sequence ATGCGGGCGTTGCGCGGGCATGTGATTTCTGAGCAGGCCACGCCGCAAGCGTTTGCGGACGATATGATTTTGGTGGCGCATGACATTTCGCCCGCCGATATGTTGCAGTTTAAAGGGCGCGCCTTGGCTGGGTTTATCACCGACTTGGGCGGTACAACCAGCCACACCGCGATTGTGGCGCGCGGTTTGGGTGTGCCTGCGGTGGTCGCAACTGGGCAGGCGCGCAGCATTATTCGCGAACACGAATTGGTGATTATTGATGGCATCAACGGCGTGGTGTTGGTCAATCCTGATGAGTTGTTGCTCGCGCATTATCGTGGTTTACAAATTGAGCAACAGTTGCATCAAACCAGTTTAAATACCTTGGTGGATACGCCTGCGTTGAGCATGGATGGCAAAACGATTAAGTTGATGGCCAATATTGAGCTGCCCTCGGATTTGGACGGCGTGACCGCCGTCAACGCCGATGGCGTGGGCTTGTTTCGCAgtgagtttttgtttctcaatCGCACGAGTTTGCCAGACGAAGAAGAGCAGTATTTGGCGTACCGAAAAGTGGTGCAAACCTTGTCGCCCAAACCTGTGACCATTCGCACGCTCGATATTGGCGCGGACAAAGGCTTGTCAACCGATGACTATGAAGTGCCGCTCAACCCTGCGCTGGGCTTGCGCGCGGTGCGTTACAGTTTGGCGCATCCCGATTTGTTTTTGACCCAATTGCGCGCAGTGTTGCGTGCGTCAGCGTTTGGTGTGGTCAAATTGTTATTGCCCATGATCAGCGGCGTGGAGCAGCTCAAACAGGCCTTAACCCTGATAGAACAAGCGCGTGAGCAGTTGCGCGAGCGCCATCAAGCCTTTGATGCGCACATTCAGGTGGGGATTATGGTTGAGATTCCATCGGCTGCGCTGATATTGCCCGCGCTGTTGCCGTTGATTGATTTTGTCTCGATTGGCACGAATGATTTGACCCAATATACGTTGGCGGTTGACCGTGGTGATGCGGAAGTTGGGCATTTGTACAACGAAACCCATCCAGCGGTGCTTGGGCTAATTGCTTGCACCATACGCACCACGCAGCGGGCGCATAAAGGGATTTCGGTGTGCGGCGAAATGGCGGGCGATGTGAAGCTCACGCGGTTGCTGCTCGGGTTTGGTTTAGAGGATTTTTCGATGCAAGCCGCGCAGGTGTTGTCGGTCAAAGAGCGTGTGCTGATGGCGTCGGTCAAAAAAAGCCGCAAAGCCGCGACGCAGGTTTTAAATGCCTTTGAAATGGCTGAGATTGCGCGGTTGATTCGTGAGTTAAATGAGCGGCGGTTTTGA